From one Rattus rattus isolate New Zealand chromosome 15, Rrattus_CSIRO_v1, whole genome shotgun sequence genomic stretch:
- the Smad7 gene encoding mothers against decapentaplegic homolog 7 isoform X2, with product MFRTKRSALVRRLWRSRAPGGEDEEEGVGGGGGGGDLRGEGATDGRAYGAGGGGAGRAGCCLGKAVRGAKGHHHPHPPSSGAGAAGGAEADLKALTHSVLKKLKERQLELLLQAVESRGGTRTACLLLPGRLDCRLGPGAPASAQPAQPPSSYSLPLLLCKVFRWPDLRHSSEVKRLCCCESYGKINPELVCCNPHHLSRLCELESPPPPYSRYPMDFLKPTDCPDAVPSSDETGGTNYLAPGGLSDSQLLLEPGDRSHWCVVAYWEEKTRVGRLYCVQEPSLDIFYDLPQGNGFCLGQLNSDNKSQLVQKVRSKIGCGIQLTREVDGVWVYNRSSYPIFIKSATLDNPDSRTLLVHKVFPGFSIKAFDYEKAYSLQRPNDHEFMQQPWTGFTVQISFVKGWGQCYTRQFISSCPCWLEVIFNSR from the exons ATGTTCAGGACCAAACGATCTGCGCTCGTCCGGCGTCTCTGGAGGAGCCGTGCGCCCGGCggcgaggacgaggaggagggcGTGGGGGGTGGCGGCGGCGGAGGCGACCTGCGGGGAGAAGGGGCGACGGACGGCCGGGCTTATGGGGCTGGTGGCGGCGGTGCGGGCAGGGCTGGCTGCTGCCTGGGTAAGGCAGTCCGAGGTGCCAAAGGTcaccaccatccccatcccccatcctcggGTGCCGGGGCGGCCGGGGGCGCCGAGGCGGATCTGAAGGCGCTCACGCACTCGGTGCTCAAGAAACTCAAGGAGCGGCAGCTGGAGCTGCTGCTTCAGGCCGTGGAGTCCCGCGGCGGTACGCGCACCGCGTGCCTCCTGCTGCCCGGCCGCCTGGACTGCAGGCTGGGCCCGGGGGCGCCCGCCAGCGCGCAGCCCGCGCAGCCGCCCTCGTCCTACTCGCTCCCCCTCCTGCTGTGCAAAGTGTTCAGGTGGCCGGATCTCAGGCATTCCTCGGAAGTCAAGAGGCTGTGTTGCTGTGAATCTTACGGGAAGATCAACCCCGAGCTGGTGTGCTGCAACCCCCATCACCTTAGTCGACTCTGTGAACTAG agtctccccctcctccttactCCAGATACCCAATGGATTTTCTCAAACCAACTG ACTGTCCAGACGCTGTACCTTCCTCCGATGAAACCGGGGGAACGAATTATCTGGCCCCTGGGGGGCTTTCAG ATTCCCAACTTCTTCTGGAGCCTGGGGATCGGTCACACTGGTGCGTGGTGGCATACTGGGAGGAGAAGACTCGCGTGGGGAGGCTCTACTGTGTCCAGGAGCCCTCCCTGGATATCTTCTATGATCTACCTCAGGGGAATGGCTTTTGCCTCGGACAGCTCAATTCGGACAACAAGAGTCAGCTGGTACAGAAAGTGAGGAGCAAGATCGGCTGTGGCATCCAGCTGACGAGGGAAGTGGATGGCGTGTGGGTTTACAACCGCAGCAGTTACCCCATCTTCATCAAGTCCGCCACACTGGACAACCCGGACTCCAGGACGCTGTTGGTGCACAAAGTGTTCCCTGGTTTCTCCATCAAGGCTTTTGACTATGAGAAGGCCTACAGCCTGCAGCGGCCCAATGACCACGAGTTCATGCAGCAGCCATGGACGGGCTTCACCGTGCAGATCAGCTTCGTGAAGGGCTGGGGCCAGTGCTACACCCGCCAGTTCATCAGCAGTTGCCCGTGCTGGCTGGAGGTCATCTTCAACAGCCGGTAG
- the Smad7 gene encoding mothers against decapentaplegic homolog 7 isoform X1, whose amino-acid sequence MFRTKRSALVRRLWRSRAPGGEDEEEGVGGGGGGGDLRGEGATDGRAYGAGGGGAGRAGCCLGKAVRGAKGHHHPHPPSSGAGAAGGAEADLKALTHSVLKKLKERQLELLLQAVESRGGTRTACLLLPGRLDCRLGPGAPASAQPAQPPSSYSLPLLLCKVFRWPDLRHSSEVKRLCCCESYGKINPELVCCNPHHLSRLCELESPPPPYSRYPMDFLKPTADCPDAVPSSDETGGTNYLAPGGLSDSQLLLEPGDRSHWCVVAYWEEKTRVGRLYCVQEPSLDIFYDLPQGNGFCLGQLNSDNKSQLVQKVRSKIGCGIQLTREVDGVWVYNRSSYPIFIKSATLDNPDSRTLLVHKVFPGFSIKAFDYEKAYSLQRPNDHEFMQQPWTGFTVQISFVKGWGQCYTRQFISSCPCWLEVIFNSR is encoded by the exons ATGTTCAGGACCAAACGATCTGCGCTCGTCCGGCGTCTCTGGAGGAGCCGTGCGCCCGGCggcgaggacgaggaggagggcGTGGGGGGTGGCGGCGGCGGAGGCGACCTGCGGGGAGAAGGGGCGACGGACGGCCGGGCTTATGGGGCTGGTGGCGGCGGTGCGGGCAGGGCTGGCTGCTGCCTGGGTAAGGCAGTCCGAGGTGCCAAAGGTcaccaccatccccatcccccatcctcggGTGCCGGGGCGGCCGGGGGCGCCGAGGCGGATCTGAAGGCGCTCACGCACTCGGTGCTCAAGAAACTCAAGGAGCGGCAGCTGGAGCTGCTGCTTCAGGCCGTGGAGTCCCGCGGCGGTACGCGCACCGCGTGCCTCCTGCTGCCCGGCCGCCTGGACTGCAGGCTGGGCCCGGGGGCGCCCGCCAGCGCGCAGCCCGCGCAGCCGCCCTCGTCCTACTCGCTCCCCCTCCTGCTGTGCAAAGTGTTCAGGTGGCCGGATCTCAGGCATTCCTCGGAAGTCAAGAGGCTGTGTTGCTGTGAATCTTACGGGAAGATCAACCCCGAGCTGGTGTGCTGCAACCCCCATCACCTTAGTCGACTCTGTGAACTAG agtctccccctcctccttactCCAGATACCCAATGGATTTTCTCAAACCAACTG CAGACTGTCCAGACGCTGTACCTTCCTCCGATGAAACCGGGGGAACGAATTATCTGGCCCCTGGGGGGCTTTCAG ATTCCCAACTTCTTCTGGAGCCTGGGGATCGGTCACACTGGTGCGTGGTGGCATACTGGGAGGAGAAGACTCGCGTGGGGAGGCTCTACTGTGTCCAGGAGCCCTCCCTGGATATCTTCTATGATCTACCTCAGGGGAATGGCTTTTGCCTCGGACAGCTCAATTCGGACAACAAGAGTCAGCTGGTACAGAAAGTGAGGAGCAAGATCGGCTGTGGCATCCAGCTGACGAGGGAAGTGGATGGCGTGTGGGTTTACAACCGCAGCAGTTACCCCATCTTCATCAAGTCCGCCACACTGGACAACCCGGACTCCAGGACGCTGTTGGTGCACAAAGTGTTCCCTGGTTTCTCCATCAAGGCTTTTGACTATGAGAAGGCCTACAGCCTGCAGCGGCCCAATGACCACGAGTTCATGCAGCAGCCATGGACGGGCTTCACCGTGCAGATCAGCTTCGTGAAGGGCTGGGGCCAGTGCTACACCCGCCAGTTCATCAGCAGTTGCCCGTGCTGGCTGGAGGTCATCTTCAACAGCCGGTAG